The Prevotella sp. E9-3 genome has a window encoding:
- a CDS encoding RNA-directed DNA polymerase, which yields MSYFDRITSIENLMLAWKKLERSFHHGEVWYDELDLTAFKFRLTENLIRIKNEIEGGTYEMEAIVPAPYPKANEKPKDGEKLGKMRIRQSFQIDIRDQLVWMAITNVIGEVFERLMPAWSYGNRLYVPIWKDPETKQLKVGYYRSSNPRIYKKWSNSWPLMRKHISVSIKQLAKVNLNEDDNSIVEDNNQISDDYFKLPYLTKEYFNNANSKQVLFWTGLDLSKFYEKVDMRRVASVIKDKVKEEDEETTIKLHRLIDCVTNFKVSLYTFDEKKNYDALKDMQLEDYENFHGLPTGLEVAGFIANVYMLDIDLAVKRKLATKEFKNLIHFRYVDDHVFIAREPETLYKWVMWYKKLITSAPFGLQVNEDKVEPQELGSVYDESKSEDEAVALIKQFGAISPNYPAPLLTMAMKKVSQIAKQDLSLMTESERGMMFKDLQMLLVSDLPEQEIKHNTRISFATTMLTRMMLSDMVDYNEIYRLRKLWVGYVDGLTEDKFKNLKNTYKDYIYNDAQLIMKMEGDADWTYIQEINKELARAEQHRKNMVDEIYNLLIRAVNEVPDKPRVWLRAFEFCAHHCPKKIRELYSLVRSFAQEKKMHPLGCDYIEATLNIHRAEMLLMVMAELTLKGRGKTEHEKAMMMDFIVNACAISDSLSNHYFVADSLLQVHKAIAFCYLVNKEDKIIPFGSAGIDYLERVGKYDPTYWMLLIHETLNGRRMKVKNVIKELFPSDLNKVSVNSPYFPYFLGVFISEPLELDDFEFDNPEGLVLNHEDLKYFVASMDGYSDYLGRICQADKLHRDLNKKGSTYWRFGQWIDFARQIQRDDPNYRLLPVWSEFVSVKIMIALINYLHSDTEQLFKLKAIHPANIKFSQKEWKKSYNDWNYWINDENSITVKIDYLVEKSIVYQLPAMMTMNGPDYNMVYALGLFFLQLLVKEKSLPWIMNRPEYGFEWMSVLDDLIHKGSVSSLTSRIVTSCLSVRNRENRILRQDTGADLNDLYWVDNPKIWDVDDLLEQLKKDLELLKTNLVSVANSQQRQVIVIDLE from the coding sequence ATGAGCTATTTTGATAGAATAACCTCGATAGAGAACTTGATGCTGGCGTGGAAGAAACTGGAAAGAAGCTTCCATCACGGCGAGGTTTGGTATGATGAATTGGACCTTACCGCATTCAAGTTCAGGTTGACAGAAAATCTCATTCGGATAAAGAATGAGATAGAGGGTGGTACATACGAGATGGAGGCAATAGTCCCTGCACCATATCCGAAAGCTAACGAGAAACCGAAAGATGGAGAGAAACTTGGAAAAATGCGAATCAGGCAAAGTTTCCAAATTGACATCAGGGATCAACTGGTATGGATGGCTATTACAAATGTAATAGGAGAGGTGTTTGAGAGATTAATGCCCGCCTGGAGCTATGGTAACAGATTGTATGTACCGATTTGGAAAGATCCTGAGACAAAACAATTGAAGGTAGGATATTACCGTAGTTCAAATCCACGTATATACAAGAAATGGTCAAATAGCTGGCCACTGATGCGAAAACATATTTCGGTAAGTATCAAGCAATTGGCCAAGGTAAACCTGAATGAAGATGATAATAGCATAGTTGAGGATAATAACCAGATTTCTGATGACTATTTTAAGTTGCCTTATCTGACGAAAGAATATTTCAACAATGCTAATTCTAAACAGGTGTTGTTTTGGACTGGGTTAGACCTAAGTAAATTCTACGAAAAGGTAGATATGCGTAGGGTAGCATCTGTGATTAAGGATAAAGTCAAAGAGGAGGATGAAGAGACCACTATAAAGTTACATAGGCTTATTGACTGTGTGACAAACTTCAAGGTAAGCCTCTATACCTTTGATGAAAAAAAGAATTATGACGCACTGAAGGATATGCAACTGGAAGACTATGAGAACTTCCATGGCCTACCAACAGGACTTGAAGTTGCTGGTTTTATAGCCAATGTGTATATGTTGGATATCGACTTGGCTGTGAAAAGAAAACTCGCTACAAAAGAATTTAAGAATCTGATACATTTTAGGTATGTGGATGACCATGTCTTTATAGCGCGAGAACCAGAAACCCTATATAAATGGGTGATGTGGTATAAAAAACTGATTACGAGTGCGCCATTTGGACTTCAAGTAAACGAAGATAAAGTTGAACCCCAGGAATTAGGCTCAGTCTATGATGAAAGTAAGAGCGAGGATGAAGCAGTGGCCCTTATAAAACAGTTTGGCGCAATAAGTCCAAACTACCCTGCACCTCTGCTGACTATGGCTATGAAGAAAGTATCGCAGATAGCCAAACAGGATTTGAGCCTTATGACAGAAAGCGAGCGGGGCATGATGTTTAAAGATTTGCAGATGCTGCTCGTATCAGACCTACCCGAACAGGAAATCAAACATAATACACGTATATCATTTGCTACCACGATGTTGACAAGAATGATGCTAAGTGACATGGTGGATTATAATGAGATATATCGTTTGAGAAAATTGTGGGTCGGTTATGTAGATGGTCTGACTGAAGATAAGTTTAAGAATCTGAAGAATACTTACAAAGACTATATATATAATGATGCTCAGCTCATCATGAAAATGGAAGGCGATGCTGACTGGACTTACATTCAAGAGATTAACAAAGAATTAGCAAGGGCGGAACAGCATCGTAAAAACATGGTTGATGAAATATACAACCTGTTAATCAGGGCGGTTAATGAAGTGCCAGACAAACCCAGAGTGTGGTTACGGGCTTTTGAGTTCTGCGCTCATCATTGTCCAAAGAAGATAAGGGAGCTATACAGTCTTGTTCGTTCCTTCGCCCAGGAAAAGAAAATGCACCCATTGGGGTGTGATTATATTGAGGCAACACTCAATATACATCGGGCTGAGATGCTGTTGATGGTGATGGCTGAACTTACATTGAAGGGTAGAGGCAAAACTGAGCATGAGAAAGCAATGATGATGGACTTCATAGTTAATGCCTGTGCAATCAGTGATTCTTTATCGAACCATTATTTTGTTGCGGACTCATTGCTCCAGGTGCATAAAGCTATCGCTTTTTGTTATCTCGTAAATAAAGAGGATAAAATAATTCCGTTTGGTTCAGCTGGCATTGACTATTTGGAGAGGGTGGGTAAGTATGATCCCACTTACTGGATGTTGTTAATTCATGAAACTTTAAATGGTAGGAGAATGAAGGTGAAAAATGTAATCAAGGAGCTATTCCCTTCTGATCTTAACAAAGTATCTGTTAACTCGCCCTATTTCCCATACTTTCTTGGAGTATTTATCAGTGAGCCTTTAGAATTAGACGATTTTGAGTTTGATAACCCTGAAGGTTTGGTTTTGAATCATGAAGATCTGAAATACTTTGTTGCTAGTATGGATGGTTATTCCGACTATTTAGGTAGAATCTGTCAAGCAGACAAGTTGCATAGGGATTTAAACAAGAAAGGTTCGACCTACTGGAGGTTTGGTCAGTGGATAGATTTTGCAAGGCAGATACAAAGAGATGATCCTAATTACAGACTGCTCCCGGTGTGGTCAGAATTTGTTAGTGTGAAAATTATGATAGCACTGATTAATTATCTCCATAGTGATACAGAACAGTTGTTCAAACTGAAGGCCATTCATCCTGCTAATATCAAGTTCAGCCAAAAAGAATGGAAAAAGAGTTATAATGACTGGAATTATTGGATAAATGATGAGAACTCGATAACGGTAAAAATAGATTATCTCGTAGAAAAATCAATAGTCTATCAACTACCAGCCATGATGACAATGAATGGCCCTGATTATAATATGGTTTATGCTTTGGGCTTGTTTTTCCTGCAGTTGCTTGTGAAAGAGAAATCTTTACCATGGATTATGAATAGGCCAGAATATGGGTTTGAATGGATGAGTGTGTTGGATGATTTGATACACAAAGGCAGTGTTTCTTCTTTAACAAGCCGAATCGTAACATCGTGCCTTTCTGTTAGAAACAGGGAGAACAGAATATTGAGACAAGACACAGGAGCAGATCTTAATGACCTTTATTGGGTGGATAACCCCAAAATATGGGATGTTGATGATTTGTTGGAACAATTAAAAAAAGACTTGGAGTTATTAAAGACCAATTTGGTGTCAGTGGCAAATAGCCAGCAGAGGCAAGTAATTGTTATAGATTTAGAATAA
- a CDS encoding CHC2 zinc finger domain-containing protein, with translation MPYYDKQFLEKLNELSIESVAVKLGLTVKKHWALCPWHSDHNPSLRFSTNSKENFCHCFVCGKGGNPITLTMQVENCGFQEACQILAREFSIPLPNNEKPKFVKKTPPKKKVVRTEEPKKEPDVEILNWIVENVGLTKKAEDFLFEERKYKHEVIEELHIGSVDNGQKLVAKLTAQFGLERCMDSGVIVKRQYGLEPFCIVPCLIIPYYDINGRIVNLQSRRLTKERNYRFNFVPGLAVPLYNLPILKDMEMDEPLYISEGITDCFGMLSAGKKAIGIPSTSLFKDSDLKYLMNRLLFMYPDQDDAGAGLYEKMKEALNKVGCSLHKLSLPKGYGDYSEYYADKIAKL, from the coding sequence ATGCCATATTACGACAAGCAATTCTTGGAGAAGTTAAATGAACTTTCTATTGAATCAGTTGCTGTTAAGCTGGGGCTGACGGTTAAGAAGCATTGGGCCTTATGTCCGTGGCATAGTGATCATAATCCCAGCTTGAGATTTAGTACCAACTCTAAAGAGAATTTTTGTCATTGCTTTGTTTGTGGTAAGGGTGGTAATCCTATTACCTTGACAATGCAAGTGGAAAATTGCGGTTTTCAAGAGGCCTGTCAGATATTAGCAAGAGAGTTTTCAATTCCTTTGCCCAACAATGAGAAACCTAAATTTGTAAAAAAGACACCGCCGAAGAAAAAGGTTGTAAGAACTGAGGAACCAAAGAAAGAACCAGATGTAGAGATACTTAACTGGATAGTAGAAAATGTCGGATTAACGAAAAAAGCCGAGGATTTCCTTTTTGAGGAAAGAAAATATAAACATGAGGTAATAGAGGAACTACATATAGGATCGGTAGATAATGGACAGAAACTTGTGGCTAAGCTAACAGCTCAATTTGGGTTGGAACGTTGTATGGATAGCGGTGTGATAGTGAAAAGACAATATGGATTAGAGCCATTCTGTATAGTTCCTTGTCTTATTATACCATATTATGACATAAATGGAAGGATAGTAAATCTTCAAAGCAGACGATTGACAAAAGAGCGAAACTATAGGTTTAATTTTGTTCCAGGACTTGCAGTGCCACTCTATAACCTTCCAATTTTAAAAGATATGGAAATGGATGAGCCTCTTTATATATCAGAAGGAATCACTGATTGTTTCGGGATGTTGTCGGCTGGAAAAAAGGCTATTGGCATTCCGAGTACCTCGCTCTTCAAGGATTCTGACTTGAAATATCTGATGAACAGGTTGCTATTTATGTATCCCGACCAAGACGATGCTGGAGCAGGTTTATATGAAAAAATGAAGGAGGCTTTGAATAAAGTTGGATGTAGTTTACATAAATTGTCACTACCTAAAGGGTATGGTGACTATTCAGAATATTACGCAGACAAAATTGCTAAGCTATGA